Proteins found in one Labrenzia sp. VG12 genomic segment:
- a CDS encoding YdcF family protein: MFFYVAKVGGFFLQPSNFLLALVLIGLLIGLRSSWRKTGRRLIWLGALGLAICGFSPAANWLIQPLEDRYARPAELDGFDGIIVLGGAVDTIVTGGRGDTALTMSAERITITARLAKQLPDAIVVHTGGQGIIVSSQATEAEGAARLFADFGIPADKVVLEDVSKNTWQNAVLAKELVKPEPGQKWLLVTSAYHMPRAMGVFESAGWTGVTAYPVDYRTRGVEDRSLGFSGASKGLRRFDVAFREWAGLAVYWLMGRSTAFLPGP, from the coding sequence ATGTTCTTTTACGTTGCCAAGGTCGGCGGTTTTTTTCTGCAACCGTCCAATTTCCTGCTTGCCCTCGTGCTGATCGGCCTGTTGATCGGCCTGCGCAGCTCCTGGCGCAAGACCGGCCGACGGTTGATCTGGCTGGGAGCGCTCGGTCTTGCGATCTGCGGGTTCTCGCCTGCCGCAAACTGGCTGATCCAGCCGCTTGAGGACCGATATGCAAGGCCTGCCGAGCTTGACGGTTTTGACGGCATCATCGTTCTGGGCGGGGCGGTCGATACGATTGTGACAGGTGGGCGCGGCGACACCGCTTTGACCATGTCCGCAGAGCGCATCACCATTACCGCACGCCTTGCGAAGCAACTGCCTGACGCGATTGTTGTTCACACGGGCGGGCAGGGGATCATCGTGTCGTCGCAGGCGACAGAAGCGGAAGGCGCCGCGCGGCTTTTCGCCGACTTCGGCATTCCCGCAGACAAGGTCGTCCTGGAGGACGTTTCCAAAAACACCTGGCAGAACGCGGTTCTGGCAAAGGAACTCGTCAAACCCGAACCTGGTCAAAAATGGCTTCTGGTGACCTCGGCCTATCACATGCCGCGGGCAATGGGCGTTTTTGAATCCGCCGGCTGGACCGGAGTGACCGCCTATCCGGTCGACTACCGAACCCGCGGCGTGGAAGATCGTTCGCTCGGTTTCAGTGGCGCTTCCAAGGGCCTCAGACGATTTGACGTTGCGTTCCGCGAATGGGCCGGGCTTGCCGTCTACTGGCTGATGGGCCGGAGCACGGCGTTCCTTCCCGGACCGTAA
- a CDS encoding DUF599 domain-containing protein has protein sequence MQVLSQLDLAAAAWFLVAWFGFNFLVDISPLRKKTLSSAMDDYRRGWMLSMCSRDVRIMDTSIMGGLQQGTAFFASTSLLAIGGGFALLDATDRILQVAGDLSIPVADSRALWEIKVLGLMLIFAYGFFKFGWAYRLFNYASIIMGAVPEKSRASRETIEKMASQAAELNVLAGRHFNRGQRAFFFSIGFLGWFAGPYVFAATTLAVLLVLIRRQFASRARSAVFSGQYPTAASADISGEYTDTGSSNPFT, from the coding sequence ATGCAGGTGCTGTCGCAATTGGATTTGGCCGCCGCCGCATGGTTTCTCGTCGCCTGGTTCGGGTTCAATTTTCTCGTCGACATCAGCCCCTTGCGCAAGAAGACCCTGTCGAGCGCCATGGACGACTACCGGCGTGGCTGGATGCTGTCCATGTGTTCGCGCGACGTACGCATCATGGACACCTCGATCATGGGCGGCCTGCAGCAGGGCACTGCCTTTTTTGCCTCCACCTCGCTTCTGGCCATAGGTGGCGGCTTTGCCCTGCTGGATGCCACCGACCGCATTCTTCAGGTCGCGGGCGACCTGTCGATCCCGGTCGCCGACAGCCGCGCGCTCTGGGAAATCAAGGTCCTGGGCTTGATGCTGATTTTCGCCTATGGATTTTTCAAGTTCGGCTGGGCCTACCGGCTGTTCAACTATGCCAGCATCATCATGGGGGCCGTGCCGGAAAAGAGCAGAGCCTCCAGGGAGACCATCGAGAAGATGGCGTCTCAGGCGGCCGAACTCAATGTGCTCGCCGGCCGCCATTTCAATCGCGGCCAGCGTGCGTTCTTTTTCTCGATCGGATTTCTTGGCTGGTTTGCCGGACCGTATGTCTTCGCGGCAACCACGCTCGCCGTGCTTCTGGTCCTGATCCGGCGTCAGTTCGCGTCCCGGGCCCGTTCTGCGGTGTTTTCCGGGCAATACCCGACGGCTGCGTCGGCAGACATATCGGGCGAATACACGGACACCGGATCGTCGAACCCTTTCACCTGA
- a CDS encoding TetR/AcrR family transcriptional regulator — translation MTNSSPPRRKRDGTLRNALVDAGVEMLRERGPDGLSLRECAAKAGVSHAAPAYHFKNIAGLATSIAARGYQLFSKAMTDRLEAASPEPLDRLNAICHGYLDFAAEHPDLFLFIFSSRRFSEDDQDFKKHASGAYDILRSTCAPFVPDGTAPDEIEILVWSLVHGYAHLAMTRKKDNPDLGRSWPPLDALLKHLNKALEADN, via the coding sequence ATGACGAATTCCTCCCCGCCCCGCCGCAAGCGCGACGGCACCCTCCGAAATGCACTGGTGGACGCCGGCGTCGAGATGCTGCGGGAACGTGGCCCGGACGGATTGTCATTGCGCGAATGTGCAGCTAAGGCCGGTGTTTCGCACGCCGCGCCTGCCTATCATTTCAAGAATATTGCCGGCCTTGCGACCTCCATTGCAGCACGTGGTTACCAGCTTTTTTCAAAGGCCATGACCGACCGGCTTGAAGCGGCCTCTCCCGAGCCCCTGGACCGCCTCAACGCGATCTGTCACGGCTATTTGGATTTTGCGGCCGAGCATCCCGATCTGTTCCTGTTCATTTTTTCAAGCCGTCGGTTTTCCGAAGACGATCAGGATTTCAAAAAGCATGCATCCGGTGCCTATGACATTCTGCGCTCGACATGCGCGCCGTTTGTTCCGGATGGCACTGCGCCCGATGAAATCGAGATCCTCGTATGGTCTCTTGTCCACGGTTATGCCCATCTGGCGATGACACGGAAAAAGGACAATCCGGACCTGGGCCGCAGCTGGCCACCACTTGATGCCCTGCTGAAGCACCTCAACAAGGCGCTGGAAGCTGACAACTGA
- a CDS encoding DnaJ domain-containing protein: MIYLLIGVIMLAALVLLGNTFVTASPAALASTLRTIAGGVLLAISAAFALTGRFLLAIPLAGLGLSLLGVPGLRGLTGSYKPNKTAGQRSRVRTAMVEMELDHDTGVMSGTVLAGGFQGRGLDDLDDAELETFWKEAAQDEQSRQLVEAYLDRRLAGWREHFQSDGTDGQGSSSGTGPMTDEEAYQILGLAPNAGDAEIRAAHRRLMMRVHPDQGGSGFLAAKINEAKDTLLRRH; this comes from the coding sequence ATGATCTACCTTCTTATCGGCGTCATCATGCTGGCGGCTCTGGTGCTGCTGGGCAACACCTTCGTCACCGCAAGCCCTGCGGCCCTGGCAAGCACGCTGCGCACGATCGCAGGTGGTGTTTTGCTGGCGATTTCTGCCGCGTTTGCACTGACAGGCCGCTTTCTGCTGGCCATTCCTCTTGCCGGCCTCGGTCTTTCACTGCTTGGCGTGCCCGGGCTTCGAGGATTGACGGGCAGTTACAAGCCGAACAAGACGGCCGGGCAAAGGTCGCGGGTACGCACGGCGATGGTGGAAATGGAGCTGGATCACGACACCGGCGTCATGTCGGGAACCGTGTTGGCCGGCGGCTTTCAGGGCCGCGGGCTGGACGATCTGGATGATGCCGAACTGGAGACATTCTGGAAGGAAGCCGCCCAGGACGAACAGAGCCGGCAGTTAGTCGAAGCTTATCTCGACCGCAGGCTTGCCGGCTGGCGTGAACACTTCCAGTCGGATGGAACAGATGGGCAGGGAAGCTCGTCTGGCACGGGCCCCATGACAGATGAGGAGGCCTACCAGATCCTGGGGCTTGCGCCCAATGCCGGGGACGCGGAAATTCGAGCCGCGCACCGCAGGCTTATGATGCGGGTTCATCCCGACCAGGGAGGCTCCGGTTTCCTCGCGGCGAAAATCAACGAGGCTAAAGACACGCTTCTCAGAAGACATTGA
- a CDS encoding adenylate/guanylate cyclase domain-containing protein, giving the protein MVLEAPLVAADVVQWLYSDAPHLKGTLEIVSELGERLRAGSVPVDRVTTGIWVVHPNVRAEGSIWTSSKAPELVLYTADAKTSDDYQKSPIKRVHETQKPVRVEIERDPVAAAQYPISEDLREEGYTDYIALPMPFSDGSVKVASFSTKAPGGFSGSHISVFESLIRPLALVCELKTLRRTAETVLDTYVGPRAGGKVLDGTTRRGEGEWIKAIVSFADIRGFTRLSNTLPADKIVLFLNKYFGAMTAAVEAHGGEVLKFIGDEVMAIFPYETEEEARDAAMRALLAARDTLSRIAEINAEKSCVQTPDMSVGIALHAGDVFYGNVGSETRLDFTVVGPAVNLAARIAELAKDLERQVLVSDAIADIMGCRSGLFGQYQVKGFDDPVSVYSPDMSADAAVGYCPENTAERARDAN; this is encoded by the coding sequence ATGGTCCTCGAAGCGCCGCTCGTTGCGGCAGACGTTGTGCAATGGCTTTACAGCGATGCGCCGCACCTCAAAGGCACGCTAGAAATCGTCAGCGAGCTGGGAGAGCGTTTGCGCGCAGGAAGCGTACCTGTCGACAGGGTGACCACCGGCATTTGGGTGGTGCACCCCAATGTGCGCGCCGAAGGATCCATCTGGACCAGCAGCAAGGCGCCGGAGCTCGTTCTTTACACGGCCGATGCCAAGACATCCGATGATTATCAGAAGAGCCCGATCAAGCGGGTGCATGAAACGCAGAAGCCGGTTCGGGTCGAAATCGAGCGTGACCCGGTTGCGGCCGCTCAGTATCCGATTTCCGAGGATCTGCGCGAAGAAGGGTATACGGACTATATTGCCCTGCCGATGCCGTTTTCCGACGGATCTGTGAAAGTGGCGAGCTTCTCGACCAAGGCGCCGGGCGGGTTTTCTGGCTCCCATATCAGCGTGTTTGAATCGCTCATCCGGCCGCTTGCCCTTGTGTGCGAACTCAAGACATTGCGGCGCACCGCCGAGACGGTTCTGGACACCTATGTCGGTCCTCGCGCCGGCGGCAAGGTTCTGGACGGAACGACACGGCGCGGAGAAGGCGAATGGATCAAGGCGATCGTCAGCTTTGCTGATATTCGCGGGTTCACGCGCCTGTCCAACACGCTGCCGGCTGACAAGATCGTTCTGTTCCTGAACAAGTATTTTGGAGCGATGACCGCGGCCGTGGAAGCGCATGGCGGAGAGGTGCTGAAATTCATCGGCGATGAGGTCATGGCGATCTTCCCCTACGAAACGGAGGAAGAAGCCCGGGATGCCGCCATGCGCGCACTGCTGGCCGCCCGGGACACGCTTTCGCGGATTGCCGAGATCAATGCCGAGAAGTCCTGCGTTCAAACGCCTGACATGAGCGTCGGTATCGCGCTGCATGCCGGTGATGTCTTTTACGGCAATGTCGGCAGCGAAACGCGGCTGGACTTCACGGTGGTCGGACCTGCGGTCAATCTCGCGGCCAGGATCGCCGAACTTGCCAAGGACCTCGAACGCCAGGTGCTCGTATCCGATGCCATTGCCGACATCATGGGATGCCGGTCCGGGCTGTTTGGCCAGTATCAGGTGAAAGGGTTCGACGATCCGGTGTCCGTGTATTCGCCCGATATGTCTGCCGACGCAGCCGTCGGGTATTGCCCGGAAAACACCGCAGAACGGGCCCGGGACGCGAACTGA
- a CDS encoding SDR family oxidoreductase, translated as MDVFVTGGTGGIGSAVVRKLVSGGATVIGLARSEGSAARLRQLGANAYPGDLRNPDSWVSRAAACDAVIHTGATFSEDMGRVDRQSMLALKQAARHRQQPLKVVYTGGIWLFPATGNTTKITEKTPFAPLPAFRFMTETIRTLSHGTDLNLAVVHPALACSRDSGPIADMTRALKAGQPFETRATAETLWPLVEIEDLAALYAVALKHARFRLSLIASSISGISVGHLAAHISARHGHPLDVVTIGPPEGADPDTDWSAGYALSQSVDTAHAQRVTGWQPEQSTVEDLIVSLSR; from the coding sequence ATGGATGTGTTTGTAACAGGCGGCACCGGCGGCATTGGCTCGGCGGTGGTTCGAAAGCTGGTCTCGGGCGGCGCGACGGTCATCGGCCTGGCGCGTTCCGAAGGGTCAGCCGCCAGGCTGCGCCAGTTGGGGGCGAACGCCTATCCTGGCGATCTGCGCAACCCGGACAGCTGGGTCTCACGCGCCGCCGCCTGCGACGCCGTGATCCACACCGGGGCAACCTTTTCAGAGGACATGGGACGCGTCGACCGGCAGAGCATGCTCGCCCTGAAGCAGGCCGCCCGGCATCGCCAACAACCGTTGAAAGTTGTCTATACGGGTGGCATCTGGCTGTTTCCTGCCACGGGAAACACAACGAAAATCACCGAAAAAACGCCGTTTGCGCCGCTTCCGGCGTTCCGCTTCATGACGGAGACGATCCGCACCCTGTCGCACGGCACGGATCTCAACCTGGCTGTCGTGCATCCGGCGCTTGCCTGCAGCCGGGACTCAGGCCCCATTGCGGACATGACCCGGGCCCTGAAGGCCGGTCAGCCCTTCGAAACCCGGGCAACAGCTGAGACCCTCTGGCCGCTGGTGGAAATCGAGGACCTGGCCGCGCTTTATGCCGTTGCGCTCAAGCACGCCCGGTTCCGGCTCTCGCTCATCGCCAGCTCCATTTCCGGAATTTCCGTTGGTCACCTGGCAGCCCATATCTCAGCGCGCCACGGCCACCCGCTGGATGTTGTCACGATTGGACCACCGGAAGGCGCCGATCCGGACACGGACTGGAGCGCCGGGTATGCCTTGTCTCAGAGCGTGGACACGGCTCACGCCCAACGCGTCACGGGGTGGCAGCCCGAACAGTCGACAGTCGAAGACCTGATTGTCTCCCTGTCCAGATAG
- a CDS encoding DUF2306 domain-containing protein: protein MMRIGKAAGWAAFGLAAVSSVLVALVSYRFLPLGVEGAMDFMAHHLDGNALALYGHIGVAPIALAVMPFQFLSGLRARRPAVHRWLGRLYVAAILVSGLSGLQLAFYTTAGSFAGTGFALLAVIWLGTTGAALVFALRRQFARHRFWMLRSAALTFAAVTLRVYLGILTGLGVEFETAYQLVAWLAWVPNALVMEAYLWTERQRKGALTQARPQLS from the coding sequence ATGATGAGGATCGGAAAAGCTGCCGGCTGGGCAGCCTTTGGCCTTGCCGCGGTGTCGTCTGTACTGGTCGCGCTGGTGTCCTACAGGTTCTTGCCGCTCGGCGTGGAAGGGGCCATGGACTTCATGGCGCATCATCTGGATGGCAATGCCTTGGCGCTGTACGGCCATATCGGTGTGGCGCCGATCGCGCTGGCGGTGATGCCGTTTCAGTTTCTGTCCGGTCTTCGCGCGCGCCGCCCGGCGGTGCATCGCTGGCTCGGCCGCCTTTATGTTGCAGCGATCCTGGTGTCCGGCCTGTCCGGTCTGCAACTGGCGTTTTACACGACGGCCGGCAGTTTTGCAGGAACGGGCTTCGCGCTTCTGGCGGTGATCTGGCTGGGCACAACAGGGGCGGCCCTGGTGTTTGCACTGAGACGCCAGTTTGCCCGGCACCGTTTCTGGATGCTGCGCTCGGCGGCCCTGACCTTCGCCGCCGTCACCCTGCGGGTCTATCTCGGCATCCTGACCGGTCTCGGTGTCGAGTTTGAAACCGCCTATCAGCTCGTTGCGTGGCTGGCCTGGGTTCCGAACGCGCTGGTCATGGAGGCCTACCTGTGGACAGAGCGTCAGCGGAAAGGGGCTCTTACGCAGGCCCGCCCACAACTCTCCTGA
- a CDS encoding ATP-dependent Clp protease proteolytic subunit, translating into MKNYSTPVPAHLDDDEDEKSKSQPSIQVDKHLFEARTVLITGPVTQDMARDVCARLLALAQVSNDPITVIVSSPGGHVESGDMIHDTIKFISPEVRILGMGWVASAGALIYVSVPKDKRFCTPNTRFLLHQPSGGAGGMATDIEIQAKEIIKMRDRLNKIFADATGQPIERIEKDTDRDYWMSPEEGIEYGLVGKVVTSVDELG; encoded by the coding sequence ATGAAAAACTATTCGACCCCTGTGCCTGCACACCTCGACGACGACGAAGACGAAAAGTCCAAGAGCCAGCCGTCGATCCAGGTTGACAAACACCTTTTTGAAGCGCGCACGGTGCTGATCACGGGCCCCGTGACCCAGGACATGGCCCGCGACGTGTGCGCACGTCTGCTGGCGCTTGCGCAGGTGTCCAACGATCCGATCACCGTCATCGTGTCCTCCCCGGGCGGGCATGTGGAATCGGGCGACATGATCCATGACACCATCAAGTTCATTTCTCCGGAAGTCCGGATCCTGGGCATGGGCTGGGTTGCCAGCGCCGGCGCCCTGATCTACGTGTCCGTGCCCAAGGACAAGCGTTTCTGCACCCCGAACACGCGCTTCCTGTTGCACCAACCGTCCGGTGGTGCCGGCGGCATGGCGACGGATATCGAGATCCAGGCCAAGGAAATCATCAAGATGCGCGACCGTCTCAACAAGATCTTTGCGGATGCCACCGGGCAGCCGATCGAGCGGATCGAGAAGGACACGGATCGTGACTACTGGATGAGCCCTGAAGAAGGGATCGAGTACGGTCTCGTCGGCAAGGTCGTCACCAGCGTCGATGAACTCGGCTGA
- a CDS encoding adenylate/guanylate cyclase domain-containing protein encodes MQRVKRRLAAIMCADVAQYSKLMEQDEDGTLDRLKAYRSVMSSLTARHNGRIVNTWGDAVIIEFTSVTEAVQCAVDIQNELSLKNAELPDANRMEFRIGINLGDIMVEGEDIYGDGVNVAARLQEIAPRGGIMLSQSVYDQVKAKMALGFDPLGPQQVKNVSDPVETYAVRLGGRNAPQFTRPDPDKENSSKGQKTHPEWDKDTQAVANGFEQARRWLRAQPRRIRSSVFMIGFFFILNLLTSGLSTLWFVWPSLPFAMMIVWHFIVGRRGKSLAKSSGQGD; translated from the coding sequence ATGCAACGGGTGAAGCGGCGTCTGGCCGCGATCATGTGCGCGGATGTTGCACAATATTCCAAGCTCATGGAGCAGGACGAGGATGGCACGCTCGACCGGTTGAAGGCCTACCGGTCGGTTATGTCGTCTTTGACAGCACGTCACAACGGCCGGATCGTCAACACGTGGGGCGATGCGGTGATCATCGAGTTCACCTCCGTGACCGAGGCCGTGCAATGCGCGGTCGACATCCAGAATGAACTGTCACTGAAAAACGCGGAACTGCCGGACGCGAACCGGATGGAGTTCCGGATCGGCATAAACCTCGGCGACATCATGGTCGAGGGAGAGGATATCTACGGCGACGGCGTCAATGTTGCCGCCCGGCTGCAGGAGATTGCACCCCGCGGCGGCATCATGTTGTCGCAGTCGGTCTATGACCAGGTCAAGGCGAAGATGGCACTGGGGTTCGATCCGCTCGGACCGCAACAAGTCAAGAATGTCTCCGACCCTGTGGAGACCTATGCCGTGCGGCTTGGGGGCCGGAACGCGCCGCAATTCACCAGACCTGATCCGGATAAAGAGAACAGCAGCAAGGGGCAGAAGACCCATCCGGAGTGGGACAAGGATACGCAGGCCGTGGCCAACGGGTTCGAGCAGGCACGCCGCTGGCTGCGTGCACAGCCGCGCCGGATCCGCAGCTCGGTCTTCATGATCGGTTTCTTCTTCATCCTCAACTTGCTGACATCAGGTCTGTCGACGCTCTGGTTTGTCTGGCCGTCCCTGCCTTTTGCCATGATGATCGTCTGGCACTTCATTGTCGGCCGCAGGGGGAAGTCCCTGGCCAAATCCTCCGGGCAAGGTGACTGA
- a CDS encoding Clp protease ClpP, whose translation MTLYMKLGGRKAIMRAMPRLLTRLEQDPCFNLGNFRREFERSDDLSEFLIFLSGGAPFYDGKPICELLSPICTCADVYERFVDHLISVLLVGRQAATADEADLRELMSRLRPHVLNPKPVRPELVYSVEPDLLSA comes from the coding sequence ATGACACTCTACATGAAACTCGGCGGTCGCAAGGCGATCATGCGGGCCATGCCACGTCTTCTGACGCGGCTGGAGCAGGACCCGTGTTTCAACCTTGGCAACTTTCGCAGGGAATTTGAACGCTCGGACGATCTGAGCGAATTCCTGATCTTTCTTTCCGGCGGCGCACCCTTTTACGACGGCAAGCCGATCTGCGAGCTTCTGTCACCGATCTGCACCTGCGCCGATGTCTATGAGCGATTTGTGGACCACCTGATTTCGGTGCTGCTGGTCGGACGCCAGGCTGCAACGGCCGATGAGGCCGATTTGCGCGAACTGATGAGCCGGTTGCGACCGCATGTCCTCAACCCGAAGCCCGTTCGGCCGGAACTGGTCTACTCCGTCGAGCCGGACCTTCTCAGCGCCTGA
- a CDS encoding DUF1489 family protein yields MTLHLVKLCVGADSVESLQAWMDFRQETARKAGLPAESIHTTRMVPTRRAEILDGGSLYWVIKGKIQVRQHLIDIRPFTDEAGVKRCDLVMEPRLILTHYQPKRPFQGWRYLKAEDAPADLKLGGNAQAMPDEMRRDLTELCLL; encoded by the coding sequence ATGACGTTGCATCTGGTGAAACTGTGTGTCGGGGCCGACAGCGTGGAATCGCTTCAGGCCTGGATGGATTTCCGGCAGGAAACCGCGCGAAAAGCGGGGCTTCCGGCCGAATCCATTCACACAACGCGCATGGTGCCGACCCGCCGCGCGGAGATCCTGGACGGCGGCTCGCTCTACTGGGTGATCAAGGGCAAGATCCAGGTGCGCCAGCATCTGATCGATATTCGGCCCTTCACCGATGAAGCTGGCGTCAAGCGCTGCGACCTGGTCATGGAACCGCGGCTGATCCTGACGCACTATCAGCCGAAACGGCCCTTTCAGGGCTGGCGCTATCTCAAAGCCGAAGATGCTCCGGCGGATCTCAAGCTTGGTGGCAATGCTCAGGCGATGCCGGACGAGATGCGCCGCGACCTGACCGAACTCTGTCTGCTTTGA